Proteins encoded by one window of Papio anubis isolate 15944 chromosome 7, Panubis1.0, whole genome shotgun sequence:
- the MRPL52 gene encoding 39S ribosomal protein L52, mitochondrial isoform X2, which produces MATSSFPHSVARGHRGHAYFRRLRLSMAALATVLFTGVRRLHCGAAAWAGSQWRLQQGLAANPSGYGPLTDLPDWSYADGRPAPPMKGQLRRKAEREKFARRVVLLSQEMDTGLQAWQLRQQKLQEEQRKKENALKSKGASLKSPLPSQ; this is translated from the exons ATGGCGACTTCCAGCTTCCCCCATAGCGTCGCGCGTGGCCACCGAGGCCACGCCTACTTCCGGCGACTCCGGCTCAGCATGGCTGCTTTAGCGACTGTTCTCTTCA CAGGTGTCCGGAGGCTGCACTGCGGCGCAGCCGCTTGGGCGGGCAGCCAGTGGCGACTACA GCAGGGACTGGCTGCCAACCCCTCCGGCTACGGGCCCCTTACAGACCTCCCAGACTGGTCATATGCGG ATGGCCGCCCTGCTCCCCCAATGAAAGGCCAACTTCGAAGAAAAGCTGAAAGGgagaagtttgca AGACGAGTTGTACTGCTGTCACAGGAAATGGACACTGGATTACAAGCATGGCAGCTCAGGCAGCAGAAGTTGCaggaagaacaaaggaagaaggaaaatgctCTTAAATCCAAAGGGGCTTCACTAAAGAGCCCACTTCCAAGTCAATAA
- the MRPL52 gene encoding 39S ribosomal protein L52, mitochondrial isoform X3, which produces MATSSFPHSVARGHRGHAYFRRLRLSMAALATVLFSVRRLHCGAAAWAGSQWRLQQGLAANPSGYGPLTDLPDWSYADGRPAPPMKGQLRRKAEREKFARRVVLLSQEMDTGLQAWQLRQQKLQEEQRKKENALKSKGASLKSPLPSQ; this is translated from the exons ATGGCGACTTCCAGCTTCCCCCATAGCGTCGCGCGTGGCCACCGAGGCCACGCCTACTTCCGGCGACTCCGGCTCAGCATGGCTGCTTTAGCGACTGTTCTCTTCA GTGTCCGGAGGCTGCACTGCGGCGCAGCCGCTTGGGCGGGCAGCCAGTGGCGACTACA GCAGGGACTGGCTGCCAACCCCTCCGGCTACGGGCCCCTTACAGACCTCCCAGACTGGTCATATGCGG ATGGCCGCCCTGCTCCCCCAATGAAAGGCCAACTTCGAAGAAAAGCTGAAAGGgagaagtttgca AGACGAGTTGTACTGCTGTCACAGGAAATGGACACTGGATTACAAGCATGGCAGCTCAGGCAGCAGAAGTTGCaggaagaacaaaggaagaaggaaaatgctCTTAAATCCAAAGGGGCTTCACTAAAGAGCCCACTTCCAAGTCAATAA
- the MRPL52 gene encoding 39S ribosomal protein L52, mitochondrial isoform X5, producing the protein MKGQLRRKAEREKFARRVVLLSQEMDTGLQAWQLRQQKLQEEQRKKENALKSKGASLKSPLPSQ; encoded by the exons ATGAAAGGCCAACTTCGAAGAAAAGCTGAAAGGgagaagtttgca AGACGAGTTGTACTGCTGTCACAGGAAATGGACACTGGATTACAAGCATGGCAGCTCAGGCAGCAGAAGTTGCaggaagaacaaaggaagaaggaaaatgctCTTAAATCCAAAGGGGCTTCACTAAAGAGCCCACTTCCAAGTCAATAA
- the MRPL52 gene encoding 39S ribosomal protein L52, mitochondrial isoform X1 encodes MATSSFPHSVARGHRGHAYFRRLRLSMAALATVLFSEWQVSGGCTAAQPLGRAASGDYSRDWLPTPPATGPLQTSQTGHMRVSADLTVNSTGEIFTQRERPWTGSWGYQDGRPAPPMKGQLRRKAEREKFARRVVLLSQEMDTGLQAWQLRQQKLQEEQRKKENALKSKGASLKSPLPSQ; translated from the exons ATGGCGACTTCCAGCTTCCCCCATAGCGTCGCGCGTGGCCACCGAGGCCACGCCTACTTCCGGCGACTCCGGCTCAGCATGGCTGCTTTAGCGACTGTTCTCTTCAGTGAGTGG CAGGTGTCCGGAGGCTGCACTGCGGCGCAGCCGCTTGGGCGGGCAGCCAGTGGCGACTACA GCAGGGACTGGCTGCCAACCCCTCCGGCTACGGGCCCCTTACAGACCTCCCAGACTGGTCATATGCGGGTGAGCGCTGATCTGACAGTTAACTCCACTGGGGAGATTTTCACCCAGAGGGAACGCCCCTGGACGGGGAGCTGGGGGTATCAAG ATGGCCGCCCTGCTCCCCCAATGAAAGGCCAACTTCGAAGAAAAGCTGAAAGGgagaagtttgca AGACGAGTTGTACTGCTGTCACAGGAAATGGACACTGGATTACAAGCATGGCAGCTCAGGCAGCAGAAGTTGCaggaagaacaaaggaagaaggaaaatgctCTTAAATCCAAAGGGGCTTCACTAAAGAGCCCACTTCCAAGTCAATAA
- the MRPL52 gene encoding 39S ribosomal protein L52, mitochondrial isoform X4 — MATSSFPHSVARGHRGHAYFRRLRLSMAALATVLFTGVRRLHCGAAAWAGSQWRLQQGLAANPSGYGPLTDLPDWSYAETSCTAVTGNGHWITSMAAQAAEVAGRTKEEGKCS, encoded by the exons ATGGCGACTTCCAGCTTCCCCCATAGCGTCGCGCGTGGCCACCGAGGCCACGCCTACTTCCGGCGACTCCGGCTCAGCATGGCTGCTTTAGCGACTGTTCTCTTCA CAGGTGTCCGGAGGCTGCACTGCGGCGCAGCCGCTTGGGCGGGCAGCCAGTGGCGACTACA GCAGGGACTGGCTGCCAACCCCTCCGGCTACGGGCCCCTTACAGACCTCCCAGACTGGTCATATGCGG AGACGAGTTGTACTGCTGTCACAGGAAATGGACACTGGATTACAAGCATGGCAGCTCAGGCAGCAGAAGTTGCaggaagaacaaaggaagaaggaaaatgctCTTAA
- the MRPL52 gene encoding 39S ribosomal protein L52, mitochondrial isoform X6, with protein MATSSFPHSVARGHRGHAYFRRLRLSMAALATVLFSVRRLHCGAAAWAGSQWRLQQGLAANPSGYGPLTDLPDWSYADGRPAPPMKGQLRRKAEREKFAVSETSCTAVTGNGHWITSMAAQAAEVAGRTKEEGKCS; from the exons ATGGCGACTTCCAGCTTCCCCCATAGCGTCGCGCGTGGCCACCGAGGCCACGCCTACTTCCGGCGACTCCGGCTCAGCATGGCTGCTTTAGCGACTGTTCTCTTCA GTGTCCGGAGGCTGCACTGCGGCGCAGCCGCTTGGGCGGGCAGCCAGTGGCGACTACA GCAGGGACTGGCTGCCAACCCCTCCGGCTACGGGCCCCTTACAGACCTCCCAGACTGGTCATATGCGG ATGGCCGCCCTGCTCCCCCAATGAAAGGCCAACTTCGAAGAAAAGCTGAAAGGgagaagtttgcagtgagtg AGACGAGTTGTACTGCTGTCACAGGAAATGGACACTGGATTACAAGCATGGCAGCTCAGGCAGCAGAAGTTGCaggaagaacaaaggaagaaggaaaatgctCTTAA